The nucleotide sequence tgagtctttccaattccgttcaatttggacatttgtaccttaaattgcacaacagaattgaaggaattgagaaaaggctgcattgaattcccttgtgtctcgttggagtgtgccgttcgaatttagtttttgtgaaggaaagatcagagttaaacacgccattacagcaaacaaacgagcaaactcccacaacttcaaaataaaaaattgaatttactcacaattactttcctcgccgtttacttaatgaacagaggtaaatcttcgtacatgaaggaatggtcgatgagagtaaataatactttccgttagatcattaactgatttttaagaaaacattgtcgtgacagtccttgccaaactagttctgttggttttcaaatgttcctacgatttttttttcttgtgcgctctctaattgacaggtgtcagattgtgacagatacttgtaaaactaatgtttcaaagtttgtttggaagccttttaaatcacctttatcgttacggaaatgaaaatgtttcgctgaggaatctctcttaaatttgcatcacctctattttaactaccatttactcactcaaaaattgttcagtttatggaagatcttgccgtatttacggccataagtcattcgggttctatcggaaagaatttcgtcaagtttaaaaacaataaatatgttatttaccggctaagggtcggtccgtatggtgaaaactgtgacctcggtcacagtttttcattatacggacctcccagccggcaaataacatatatttatgcATTTTGTTACTATTCAATTTGACTTAGCTAAAAGGAACCACTCAATCAAAATCTGATCATAAGGAAACAAGTAAAGCACCATAACATTGCTTGAGATAGACACAGACCTCCTTAACTGAAGATAAACATTGagaaataatgttaataataaaaaaaaaattgtgaaataccgggtacatttttcaaaaaattaagaaaaaaaaaacgaaattgaaacTGCAAAAACTACTAATATTGTGGACTAACTAGTATTTATTTTCCAGTTCACCCATGCACAAGCAATCCATGCAAAAATGGAGGATCTTGTGTAGAAAAGCCTGATAATAGTTACATTTGTCAGTGTCACGGTGCATATAATGGAGATAACTGTGATAAAGGTAAAGTCATCAATCACATTATTACTGATGATGGGCAATATACTTCCAACATATAGAATAATCACATGAAACTAGCATTAAAGTGCCAAACCTGTTGgctattcttgaaaaaaaggaGTGAAAGTTTGAACCTAATTCAGCAGGAGAAGTCAAGTCTGGTATTGAATCCCTGATTTTTGCGGTTTAACACTTTTCACTCGATGAAATACGTCTAAAGTAATCTATTACATAAATCTTGTCGATGctatctttatttttaattatactACAGATTGCAACGATCCACTGGGCATGGAGGacaaaataatactaaattggCAACTTTCAGCCTCCACAAAACGGAAGAGCTCACATGGACCCAGGAACGGGAGGCTGAATTTTGAAGGAGATGGTGTGAATGTAGGAGGATGGGTGGCTGGTGTACATAATACAGACCAATGGTTCCAGATTGATTTGCTTACCTACTCCGCTAAAGTTACACGAGTGGCAACGCAAGGGAAGGCAGATTCCCTTCAGTGGGTTAAAAGCTACAAAGTACAGTATGGTGACGATGGAGTAACTTTTGAGCACTACAAGGAGCAGGGAATTGCTGCAGATAAGGTAGGCTGGGCATAATAGTTTACACTGACGCAGTTTCATGAAGCCTCTACAAATTAACCTTCTGGACCGTCAAAGTATCCAACAGACTGCACACTGGTGAAAAGTCATTCATAGGTTTAGCAACGACTACTTCTCTAGCTGCACCTCTACAACTTTCCTTGGGTTCCATTTTTCCCTTCATGTTTGGATGTTGCCCCTTGTTTGAGATTGGCTTTTTTCAAAGTCGTTTCTCGCTTCGCTGAGCTTGCGCAACATCAGACATCTTACCTCTGACCTGCACCTCCACGGAGATCGCTTCGCATTGGTACCGGTAGAAACTGATACAGTTCTTCCTCTCATGCAATGCTATATCATTGTTTAATTCAAATATCTACTAATGAGGTTTAAACTGTTCATTTCCAACTTATTGGTATCTCATCTGTTTCAGGAATTTTCTGGAAACTTTGACCAGAACACTATCGTTTCTCACAGCCTTACCGTTCCAATCATTGCGCGTTACATCCGCTTTCGACCTCTTGCCTGGAATAACCAAATAGGGATGAGAGTAGAACTTTATGGTTGTCAAGGTACACATTTATGTCATTGAAATCAATTGTTTCAGACTTATTGGACTCACCTGGACGAATACTCAAACatgagtacaaaaaaaattcacaccGTCTTTAGCAGTCTATCCTCCCTAAAAATGTTAGCACTTAAGGCGTGGATAGAGTCCTCAGGAATACTAATGCATAACTGTGTCAACTCATAATGCAGAAATTATCAAAGGCGACCAGTTATCGGTCTATTCTGTTAAGCTCTGCAATGATCATTCCCAAATATAGCTCGGAGTAAACAAAcgctaaaatttaattttttaaaggaaatattagAGTCTAGAATTGCCCTTAGATTTTTCCCTCCATTACTTCTCTAACAATACCTATTGTTATTGTCACGTCAGTACATAATTTGTCTTTTAGAATGTGGAAAACCTCTCGGTATGGAGAATTTTGCAATCTCGGATGGAAGCATAAGTGCCTCGTCCCGGTTTTCCTCATATCACGACCCAAAGAATAGCAGACTCAATTATGAGGAAGGCACTGGAGGTTGGAGGGCTGGCACTAATGCCAATTCATGGCTGCAGATTGATCTCGGGCATCTGTTCACCAAAGTAACGGGTGTGGCAACGCAAGGAAGACATAGCACAATTTTTCCCCATCATGTAACCAAATACAAGCTGCAATATAGTGAAGATGGTGTGAGCTTCCAATACTATAGAGAGGAAGGAGAACACAATGATAAAGTAATATCTTAATATGACACGTTCAAAACAATGCGCATAAGCGGCTTACGAGATAATTTAAATATAAGTACACAAAAAGGTTTAGATGGTTACCTCGTGTTCAAAATCCCTCAATGTATCGAAGGCTTAGAGTTTAGATATCTTTTTGAAGGTTTCGATGTTATGTGACAGGTAACGCAATAGCATCGAGATGATTTTCGATGTAAGCTTACATACGGtaataaaactcaaacacagctaacagtctatatatatatatatatatatatatatatatatatatatatatagtttcgtgtttaaaaaaaaaaacagaacaaaacgaaACAGGATTGCGAAAATATGACTAAACTGGCATGTCGGTTAAAATTTGTACAAATCATTATGGTCTCAGAGTGACTGCAATCATGTTGTGatccatcgcggctagctctAAATTTttcgcccttcgagtgaacaactaagagctttcTCTGATATACTTTCCAATGCGTGGATATACTTTTCAACGAGTAATCTTTATGCTTTATGTTTCTTAAGAAGCGGCTAAAGCACTCAAAAAGTAAGGAGAGGCACTCGACTGCTTGTTTCCCCTTACATTTCTCTCGTGCTCTGGCCGCTTCTTGCATTATAGCTGAGTAcattaaaacagaacagagcgcATTCAAGGTTTCTTTAGTTATTAGCCATAGTCACCCTTGGTATATTTCTAGCGCTCGCGATGGTGCACTGCCGGAGAGCATACTCCAGTTTATCTGTAGAATCATTCATTCATCCATTTATTTCTGCATTGTTTATAACACTTTGACGAATGGCTTAATAATTCAGGAATTTGATGGAAATGCAGACCAGGACACAGTTGTGTATCATGGCTTACACTCACCAATCACGGCACGTTTCATCCGTTTTCTACCAATGGCCTGGTCGAATAGTGTAGCTTTGCGGGTAGAGCTTTATGGCTGCATAGGTACTGTGTGTTTATCCGATTTGAATTTATTAAcaatttaagttttgaaattgttttattgCTTTCCAGACAATGTAAAAGCCTCATCTTGGTCTAAGAGTCCTATGACCTCAATTCACACAACTTATACAATTTAAGCTTGTCATTTCCCTTCTAGAGAAGCCTGTTTAACAGAATACTCGATAAAGACTTTTTAAGAGCTCTCAAGGGCAATATAAACAGTTGCTACACCAAAACAGGACTGATACATTTATTTTAGGCATGTTAACACGCCAACATAAGGTCGGCGGTGGTCATGACCTAGTTTTTGGATGAACGAAGTGTTGTTACTGGAAGAAGAGCGCCATAAAAAATTTCTAACTAGGAGACGCATAACTTTAACCTTAAATTATATCTTTATATGAGTCAATCCACTATTAGTTTGTGTACTAAATGGACGGATTAAGATCTGTCCCTGGGTATGCTaatctttcattatttttcttctgattgCAGCCGTGAGTATACCGGATGCAAGAGCTTGTTATCctttaaacaggttttttgaaACAGGAGAGATGAACAATAAACAACCCCCAGGTTTTCCTGGAGAAGTATCTTTAACGACTGGTCCAAATGCTGACGAAGGTGGCTCTTATCAATTTCATGGGAATGCCAACAGCTACATTGAGTTTCCAAATGTTCAGGGAGGATTAGACATCTCGAACTCCATTACATGGTTACTTTGGCTGTACCTTGACAATGCAGTAAACGCGCCAGTACTTCAATATGGTGGAAAACTTCCAGTTTGGGGTGCTCATATCTGGACAAAACCGGATGGATGGTTCGCTAACTTCCACCAAAGAGATTACACGCCCACAAAGTCGGTGATAATCAATCAGCCCCTGGAAATAAACCAATGGCATCATGTTGGTGCCTCTTATGACAGTAAGACTGGAACGACCAGTTTATGGCTGAATGGAGAAAGAGTCGCCCAACAGAATATCGGGGTTATCACTATTGCTACTCAGGATAACGTCAGTGTGGGTGTAATGGAGGGGCATACCACATTTCTTACTGGGAGAATCACCGCAATACAGTTTTATGACGGTGCACTGACAGCCGAGCAAATAGACCGAGTAAAACATTTCGGCTTAGGTGAGCATTGAAAATAGTTAACGTTGCATCTTTGGAAATATAGAAAGTAGAAACGTGTTCTCAGACTCAACAGAGCCATCTAAATAGCTGATAACAGGCTAATAAAGTTTGGACTTCTTTAGCTTGGCAATCTTTGTGTGCGAAACAGTCTTGCTGGATCCCTATCCTGAATTAATTAATGATTAAACTTAAAATCAAGTAGGGCAGACTTAAAATCGCAGTCGGAGATCCAGGATCCCCAAAAATTCTCAACGCCTTTGATTATGGCTTTATTGAGGTTATTTCAGCCCCCGTGCGAGCCATTCTTGATGGGGGAAGCAGTGTACGGTGGGGGTCCAACCAAAACGTCACCGTGAATGGCTCTTTAAGTTACGACGCAGATATTGGCCCTGGAATACATACCGGGCTCAATTTCAGTTGGTCCTGTCGGAGTGACACTTCTGTAAGCAACACTTGTTTCGgttcttttcaaaacaaaggagACTTAAACTATAGAAGCATTTCTATTGATACAAGTAAACTTGAGATCAATAGGGCCTTCTTCCTACGGCTGACAGTATCCAAGGATGTGAGAAGTTCCTATGCCGAAATGTCCTTTGAAATAGCTGAAGGAGAGGTACCACAGGTGACCCTCAGGTGATTGCTATGTACCGCTGACTAGTAATTAGAGAAAATGTAATACTCAAGGAATCGGGAAAGGAAAGCTCTCAGAAatatgtacattttaaaaaaaagtttgcttttacTTATCGAAACAAAGCTTCCCAGAAGTAAACGTTCTTTTAACTGGAAAGGGAGACACTAAGAAAGTTATGCAGCGTTTCTATGAAAGAGTAAAGACGACAATCCTGCTAAAAAAGTAgagaagtaaaagaaaagtgcttttaacgtttaaatgattatttcacTCTGTAGTCTCGCCTAACCTATATCTAGCTGTACGTAGAACTCAAAAAGGCTAATCGTGCTTTGATAAAACTACCCCGAAACTATTACGGACTTGCTCTATTAAAGACGAGCAGGTGGTGGTTTGAAAGGATAATTCGCCAATTTACAAAAGCTGTGTTTCACTTTTGAAATTGAGGGAGTTCTGTTAATTAAGTCCCATTTACTAGTGATTTTACAGCTTTTCGTATGTTGCTATtccttttttcgtttcttttcccCAGATGCTTTGTAGATTGTGGTGCGATAGTGTCTGCTTCAAACAAGCTTCGGGTGACATCAGAGTGTCTTAATTCTCCTTGCAATGGATCTATTTACGAATGGCGTCTGTCCATCCTTAACGGTTCAGACAGTTGGGAAAATATACCTATTTCACCCAACATGACTTCAACTGCTGTAAATTCTACCAATAtgataatcaagaaaaattcattaCAATCCAAATCGAAGTACAATCTAACATTATTAGTAACATCTTTGAAAGGAGCATACGGGCTTTCTGTGCTCCTCTTTGAAACCGCTGGAGAGCCGCATAATGGTTACTGCGCGCCATCGGTTTCTGAAGGCGTCTCACTGGAAACTGAGTTTACTTTTAAGTGCTTCGATTGGCAGGATACGAGCCTACCACTGACATATGAATTTGCACTTGGAGAGGAGCCTATATCTTATGGCACGTCACCCTCGTCTGTCTCGACAGTGTTACCTGCGGGATCGCCGAACGAAGATTTCCACCTACAAGTCACTATTGTTATTAAGAATGCGGTTGGAGTATCTGTTGTAGAGAAATTATTCATCAAGGTACTGCAATTGATTAAGGGGaagtttttgaataaaataactatTTACGCGATTCATAAAAACGTTACTTGAAATCTTTGCATTTTCCAATTCGATTTATTAACGCTGTTTACAAACTCTTTCAAAACGGTAAATTTTTTCTCTGGGCTCGCTAACCTTTTTTCATTCAGTTCTATCTCATCGGCGCTTGGATCCAGTAATGGCTAAAAGTTTAACTCAAACGCCAAAAAGATATTCCAGTTACGAAAATAATACGATATATCTCACTTATCCCTTGCAGGTAAGGCCATCATCTGGCCTTGATCCATGTGCTTCATCACCAGACGAAGTTGCAATCAAGTTAAAAGGATTTGTAGTCGGGGAAGGTAACAAGCTAGATGAATATCTCAACAAGGGTGAACTCAGCCAAGCTGTTCAACTTGGTATATCCGTTTTCaagtctgcaaatgaaaaaactgaATGTGGCCAAGAATTGGACCCTAACGACATAGCTTTGGTAAGTTAATGAAATTGCTCAAATACAGTCGGCAACAACACTTAAACTTTCGGAATTAAGTTTTATGTTTTCTCTTAGAACACGTAGCCATTCCGATTTTCGTTCATTTATTTCCTTAGGCACACTTAAAATATGTGCAATTATTCGTTTTATGATAAAGTTCGAacataacgcgcgctgtcattggctgagagagcgtgctctatcagagtacaaagtaCAGAGCTCTGCTTAGGCTGACACGCCGTCACACTATCTGCCAAATTGTCTATGTCCGACCATTTCTCGGACTTTTGTctagctattttttttttcgtgaattgaAGGTGAAATTTCGGAGCAAGTGAGCCGGCGAGTAATAATAGGAGAtaaaaacaaaggtttgtaaaaatgccaagcgccgtaatttacgttataatGACATAAGCAGAGAAGAAAATTCTCAAACAGAAAACGAATGGGACAGTCCGAGTATTTAAGTTTTTCATGCTCAATTAGATTGTAAGCTTACGGACgataataaaaaccaaacacgTCAACACTCTCATAGTATAGAAAGTTTcctgttaaaaacaaaacagaacaaaacaagaatgatgaaaaatatagccttACTGTCATAACGGTTAAAAGTCATACCGAGCATAACGGTGTCTGAGTGACTGCGACCATGCTGAGGTCTATCGCGGGTAGCTCATAgcggcgatctccggtcatcgcaatGAAGCAAACCTCAAAAATTACGTcagccgcccttcgagtgaataATTAAGAGCTTGCCATGATATCCAGTTCCGATCCGTTGAGAAGATGCGTtaagtggaaggccacatcaatCACaacagccgagttttacggcgctgtcatccaGTGGAATCCTCATGTTCCAGTGAATTCAGCTGTCGTTGAATCGTAAAACACACCTTTGAGCTTGCCTTGagtagtttgttttctacttgacATGTCAAAAAcattgcgtgtttttatgagcaacagttcggccggatttcactgaacatttaaCTTTCAGTTTCTGTACTAgtgttacgaaaaattgtctaagtTAAGTCTTAGAACATTCTATAGAACAGTATAGAACTCGAAGTCATCTGGACGTAACCTTCTGGTAAAAAGAACATTCTGGAACGTTCTATTTCTTACGTAGTtattcaaatttagaaaccgtgttaatctactaaatttagttctttagagaagtttctagatTCTTGTactttatgtatataagagcGACAGTTTCATCAACACTGAGAGAAAATTGTGAAGATGCTTAGTGCTGTAAAGACGAGAAGTCAGCTACGTGGGAATAAACCAGTTTGTTGCTGTTACCGACGATCCtgagttttgtctaggaacaaccctgctctacatAGACACTCGTAACAActagagactaaaaaacttcaagcaaaagtgttaaattcgacctaccgATCTATTTAAGGTTGTAAACTATTTCATATTGTGAACTTTGACGGTTTaatatttttgacagcttttgtctctTTTAAACATCATTTGAACCATCCTAACACGGATTCTGATTGCTTATAGTAGCGTGCTTTATAGGAGTATACAGTATGCTGACGACTCTCTTTTCGCTCTGGAAATGaagtttgcttttaaaattgaaagagaTGCGTGGGGAGTTTGAACggatttttcatcatgaaaaaatagaaaagactTCACGGTGGTCTGTTCTGTTCTAAAGCAGTTAGGATGTGGCCAGACCACTCAAGAAGTGGAGAGAAACACTCAATTAAAACTCATATTTCTTCCTACAcctctttcgtgctctagccgctttctgcgagctttacaacagaacagagcacagtcaaagCCTTTTCGATTTGTTAATGATGCGCgccatttctttttgttgctaGATTTCCAACACATTGATATCGAAGTTTACAGCTATAACACCAAAGAATCTTGAAATGTCTCGCTTGGTTATGTCTGTGGTAGGCTTGGCCATGGGAGTGGAGGCAGACGGTGGCGGtaatagcaacaacaacaatatggtatgccactttttttttctttaaatccttTTATCAACATAAATTCAACTTTAAACCCAAAGATGAGAACCATTAATGACAGATTGTCTCTAGAACACGATGCATCTGAtcgaaaatatatgaaatatttttatctgtAACGGATTTAAGCAACAAGCTTATCCTCCCGGGAGAATCGTAAGAAATGAAATCTCTATTATTTTTCAGTAACTCATAATTGGTATTTTGAAAACATACATGCATTTGAATTTTGCGAATGTTCTAAATTATCTAATCCACCAATCTTTCTGTACAATTTTAATTCCAGTGAGGCATATGACGCATTGGTGTTATTCTCCCTAGGAATTAACAATGCAACTGACTGATAGTACAGCTAATATGATGATTTCCACCCTTAATGATCCGGAGGAGCCTTTCACACCGGAGTTAGAACAAACAGCTACAAGTGTTACAGGCTGCCTCACAAATGTTCTTAAGTCTGCTGCCGGCTCAAGTCAGGACGACACAGACTCGGCAGTAACCCCACCCTCTCCAGAGGTAAAGATCGCAACTACAGTTACAAGTACGATTACCACGGATATCAGTCCTTTCTGCATGCATTCCCTTATTGGAATTTCGTTTTCGCCATCAATTCAGGGTAAATTAATTCTAGGCAATAGGGTTTACATTAACCGTACAAAACGGCGAGACCAATGAAGGCAGCGAAGAAGAATTGTGAACTAAGATTTATGAGGTCTAATAAAGTGGAAAAGTCATCGGATTAACTACGTCATCAGGTGACCGAACATCATTCTTTGACTTTCCTTTCAGTTCGTGAAGAAGGCCTCAGAAAAACTGAGCAACATGAGTGATGCATTTTTTGGCCGCTTGGTTCCATCAGAAGATCTGGTCCTAAAAACTCCAAACTTGGCAATTTCGCTGAAAAAGGTCACAGCTAATGATGCAAAAGGACTCAGCATGGGAGATGGACCAAGTAAATTCAAGCTCCCGAGCAGCCTTGGAAATATAGGTGGTGGAGAGATAAATGCAAAGGTATAATGCCATTCTTATCCGAATTCACTTGAGAATGATTCGAGTCATCGCTGCCTTAATTTGTAATTACACTTTCTTGTCTCCACGTGTACTTAATTAATatgataaaatgacaaaatctgTTTACACCAATTTTATGTATGCGTGCAAATCTTCTGGAGTTAACCTTCTTCAGTAAAATTACTAACACCAAATCGTGTTCTCTTTCAGATGCAAGCTgttgattttaaccctttcacttggGACAATAgcagcaagaaaatcaaatcacgCGTCACGAGTCTTGAGCTTAAAAGCAATAGCGCGGAAAAGATAAATGTTTCAAACCTTGACAATGACATTGAGATCTTGATTCCCATTTCAAGTCCACCTCAAAACTCCACCAACGGGACACAACATAACTTTCTTAAGCCAAATGAAATCTCAGTTCGAAGTTATTACGCAGAACTAGCCAATGTTCCTGTATCTCTTAAGTTGGGTATAGCCAAAGCAGGATTACAAATCAATCTGTtcataaaatttggaaaaagacCGACGATAAATGACTTTGACCACAATTTTACAATAGCGTTTACATCAACGTGTAACAACCAAACAGATGCTAATGCAACTTGCTCTATCAGAGATAGCTCGGTTACAGTGATCCCTTTTAAGCCAGGCTTCCTCTACGCGGGCTTATTGTTTAAAAGCCCTAAGAATGAAAGTCAACATTCCAGGCAGAGGAGATCCTGTTTTGGAAATCGTCGCGAAAGACGGTCGTGTGTGGGCGTTAAAGATCCACCACCAAAAGGATTTCTTAGCTCTGTGATTCCGAAATATGATCCAGACACAGACGCCAACTACACATTGACCATCACTCAGTCGAGTTGTTTATATTGGTCAGAGAACACAGAAAAGTGGACCGCGGAAGGTTGCCgggtaaaaataaattattgcatAAATTTTCTGCTGCTAAGTAAGCTTTACCGAATAAAATCCCTCATGCAATTGTCACTGTTGCCTCCCTTCAATGACGATAGCAATCGATTAGTCATTCTTAACATATCTACGAG is from Pocillopora verrucosa isolate sample1 chromosome 7, ASM3666991v2, whole genome shotgun sequence and encodes:
- the LOC136282181 gene encoding LOW QUALITY PROTEIN: polycystin-1-like protein 2 (The sequence of the model RefSeq protein was modified relative to this genomic sequence to represent the inferred CDS: inserted 8 bases in 6 codons; deleted 1 base in 1 codon); this translates as MEDKIILNWQLSASTKRKSSHGPRNGRLNFEGDGVNVGGWVAGVHNTDQWFQIDLLTYSAKVTRVATQGKADSLQWVKSYKVQYGDDGVTFEHYKEQGIAADKEFSGNFDQNTIVSHSLTVPIIARYIRFRPLAWNNQIGMRVELYGCQECGKPLGMENFAISDGSISASSRFSSYHDPKNSRLNYEEGTGGWRAGTNANSWLQIDLGHLFTKVTGVATQGRHSTIFPHHVTKYKLQYSEDGVSFQYYREEGEHNDKEFDGNADQDTVVYHGLHSPITARFIRFLPMAWSNSVALRVELYGCIAVSIPDARACYPLNRFFETGEMNNKQPPGFPGEVSLTTGPNADEGGSYQFHGNANSYIEFPNVQGGLDISNSITWLLWLYLDNAVNAPVLQYGGKLPVWGAHIWTKPDGWFANFHQRDYTPTKSVIINQPLEINQWHHVGASYDSKTGTTSLWLNGERVAQQNIGVITIATQDNVSVGVMEGHTTFLTGRITAIQFYDGALTAEQIDRGRLKIAVGDPGSPKILNAFDYGFIEVISAPVRAILDGGSSVRWGSNQNVTVNGSLSYDADIGPGIHTGLNFSWSCRSDTSVSNTCFGSFQNKGDLNYRSISIDTSKLEINRAFFLRLTVSKDVRSSYAEMSFEIAEGEVPQVTLRCFVDCGAIVSASNKLRVTSECLNSPCNGSIYEWRLSILNGSDSWENIPISPNMTSTAVNSTNMIIKKNSLQSKSKYNLTLLVTSLKGAYGLSVLLFETAGEPHNGYCAPSVSEGVSLETEFTFKCFDWQDTSLPLTYEFALGEEPISYGTSPSSVSTVLPAGSPNEDFHLQVTIVIKNAVGVSVVEKLFIKVRPSSGLDPCASSPDEVAIKLKGFVVGEGNKLDEYLNKGELSQAVQLGISVFKSANEKTECGQELDPNDIALISNTLISKFTAITPKNLEMSRLVMSVVGLAMGVEADGGGNSNNNNMELTMQLTDSTANMMISTLNDPEEPFTPELEQTATSVTGCLTNVLKSAAGSSQDDTDSAVTPPSPEFVKKASEKLSNMSDAFFGRLVPSEDLVLKTPNLAISLKKVTANDAKGLSMGDGPSKFKLPSSLGNIGGGEINAKMQAVDFNPFTWDNSSKKIKSRVTSLELKSNSAEKINVSNLDNDIEILIPISSPPQNSTNGTQHNFLKPNEISVRSYYAELANVPVSLKLGIAKAGLQINLFIKFGKRPTINDFDHNFTIAFTSTCNNQTDANATCSIRDSSVTVIPFKPGFLYAGLLFKSPKNESQHSRQRRSCFGNRRERRSCVGVKDPPPKGFLSSVIPKYDPDTDANYTLTITQSSCLYWSENTEKWTAEGCRVSQDSNTTHLKCLCNHLTSFGGNFIQAPNPIDFDKVFTEFSNLAESGNISVLVTIACFFLLYLVILIFARRADKRDADKICPPKLIPLVKEGAYYYDMVISTGVWKHSATTANITISIKGENYEQNQIPLRDKGERSELFGRGSINSFVLVLKESIGPLKEITLDHDNSGDNPSWFVETVVIQDRQTGERWVFPINRWLALEKDDGQIEVTVDSKCYSAFSAQVRSRFARKIADSHLWMSVFGKACSSTFTRVQRASCCLSVLFSAMIANAMFYNIGGESDGAIQVGPFKFSWKQIVIGVQSGIIIAPINIIIAFLFKSSRRKKKRSEKYQVTDEAQRLSDEITDTGCLLPNFFVYMGWFLCFCTTMAAATFTLFYSLMWGKETSEQWLASILISNGQDIFVVQPTKVMLAVIVISFLLTRKNKGKCEEEEETATDPHAIEIDFSCDDPKQRFKKYQREKMRERSKKEAQLTSMTRDIILHLIFVFLLAIVSYGNKNGNRFLMTTETRNRFNKFNLVKDAHILEAWLRNEFILNIYNQAWYNGLEEENDVYIGNKMSVLVGMPWLRQLRIKKKSCRSLSKMIADCYYDYSPENEDTTLLSLPGWIPLSLNTSWPDALQXCPKPWRYQSAAELRNDPILASYTLYEGGGYAAVIGYDEXTAQASSRTITNGWLDRQTRAVILEFAVFNVNTNLISVATYFYEALATGAAYTTGELKQRLYSTESGALMFFLIGHFLFMAMVLFYFIVMLVHLXQQRLGFFKSVWNMVDXLMIIFSVASVAFYMIRAKSILNTIKSIQANPYEIVHFXHSVNWLNLENASIAMAVFMVTVKLLNLIRFNPHVIYLFSSFRQSVGYQLSYVLFFLIVFNAFVVTGMQFFGGVVLEYSSYLNAVMSQFEFLLGKAVPMDALRRDKPFIGPTFAFFFXYIHNYILMNMLVSVLNESYGDAKTNAEENAKELEMARFIEERLMDIFHEGSNRTEFKLFCDETTFANMCLSEAEPFCLNSESIIQCTEERMLKVEKRLTVLTRRTEYMEADYLKEENDLIDLLSLMINPLVRDSEKKAKDRP